In Capsicum annuum cultivar UCD-10X-F1 chromosome 11, UCD10Xv1.1, whole genome shotgun sequence, one genomic interval encodes:
- the LOC107879356 gene encoding uncharacterized protein LOC107879356, with protein sequence MEKVEAADIRVKLYLELASYEKWARSYATVHSGCTLTSNIAKSINGVLVSTGELPIYDFLEEVRLLFAKWNCANRQEASYTFTTLIGKFNDILSENEALCTHMTVVPATEYVYTVHDKQKHFIVCIKEKKCSYNAFQIDEIPCAHACPVLEKKNFEKESYCSDLFKPKTVLKTYDVPIYPLSHSDDWIISEITLAEIVLPPKYKRPLGIPTKKDRRKSGRDMSEKKNINSCGGCGAKGYNRRSCRKCRK encoded by the exons atggaaaaagttgaggcagCTGATATAAGGGTGAAGTTATATTTGGAATTGGCCAGTTACGAAAAGTGGGCTAGGTCGTATGCAACAGTTCACAGCGGATGTactttgacttcaaacattgcAAAGTCAATAAATGGAGTGCTTGTATCAACTGGAGAACTGcctatttatgactttcttgaggaaGTTCGATTACTGTTTGCAAAATGGAATTGTGCAAATAGGCAGGAGGCTTCATATACCTTCACAACACTCATTGGAAAGTTTAATGACATACTTAGTGAAAACGAGGCTTTGTGTACCCATATGACA gTTGTACCAGCCACAGAATATGTATATACGGTACacgacaaacaaaagcacttcaTTGTTTgcatcaaagaaaagaaatgctCATATAATGCTTTTCAaatagatgagataccatgtgcacatgcttgtCCGGTGTtagagaaaaagaattttgagaaggaGTCATACTGTTCtgatttgtttaaaccaaaaacaGTTTTGAAGACATATGATGTTCCAATCTACCCGTTGTCACACAGTGATGACTGGATAATTTCAGAGATCACACTTGCTGAAATAGTACTgcctccaaaatacaaaagacctcTAGGAATACCTACAAAGAAGGATCGTAGAAAATCAGGCCGGGATATGTCTGAAAAGAAGAATATCAACTCAtgtggtggttgtggggctaagggTTATAATAGGCGCTCTTGTAGGAAATGTCGCAAATGA